One window of Cohnella hashimotonis genomic DNA carries:
- a CDS encoding glycoside hydrolase family 31 protein — MLTSEEIHPDHQGPGKDPYKHSLSRIGNLTGAARLEDGAVILYGDNANLAVVPVAPGILRLKVFFGENAPDLGTTPAILPLAGPGDSVLTEDEEAYTIASPGLRAVAVKSPFGVKVYDDRGGLLANLFGIEWNEKRAQTALLAMDDQSHFYGLGEKTGFLDKKGERYEMWNSDVYAPHVPDIEALYQSIPWSIHFRYGAPAYGALLDNPGRTAFDMRTRADRYQISAEKGALDLYIVQGPTLKDIVRNLTALTGRMPLPPKWSIGYQQSRYSYMSQDEVLQVARTFRKKKIPCDVLYLDIHYMDEYRVFTWDPVAFPRPLEMMRELEALGFNLVPIVDPGVKKDPSYPVYRQGVHNGYFCRKLEGEIFIGPVWPGPSAFPDFTDDGAAAWWGDLHVHYASHGIKGIWNDMNEPSVFNDSKTMDLDVVHANNGDPRTHGELHNLYGMLMSKATQEGMKRHLNGERPFVLTRAGYAGIQRYATVWTGDNRAYWEHLAMSIPMVLNLGLSGVAFAGPDIGGFSHHTTGELLARWTQVGAFTPFCRNHSAIDTIRQEPWLFGEKVEDICRSYIGLRYRLMPTLYSLFYEASESGLPIVRPLLMEYPDDANVYNLCDQFLFGPDLLIAPILRPGTFSRAVYLPAGIWFDYWTGERHEGGRWILAHAPLETMPMYIRAGGILAEQPLAMYADDAAAQSEPLALTVFAGEDGRFRLYEDDGRTYAYEQGSYRLREFSWSEQKGAGTLRCELAHDGLPHDREAEEAGSAVAKQTLRIVVRQMPSAPAQAISSGASLREWTYDIESRQLRAVVEDVAGSFELRFF; from the coding sequence ATGTTGACTAGCGAAGAGATTCATCCCGATCATCAAGGTCCGGGCAAGGACCCGTATAAGCACTCGCTCAGCCGGATCGGTAACCTGACCGGCGCCGCACGGTTGGAAGACGGAGCCGTTATTCTTTACGGCGACAACGCGAATCTGGCGGTCGTCCCCGTGGCGCCGGGCATTTTAAGACTCAAAGTCTTTTTCGGCGAAAACGCTCCCGATCTCGGTACGACGCCCGCCATCTTGCCGCTAGCCGGACCTGGAGACAGCGTGTTGACCGAAGACGAGGAAGCTTACACGATCGCTTCGCCGGGCCTGCGGGCGGTCGCCGTCAAGTCTCCTTTCGGCGTCAAGGTCTATGACGACCGCGGCGGGCTGCTGGCCAACCTGTTCGGCATCGAATGGAACGAGAAGCGGGCGCAGACGGCGCTGCTGGCGATGGACGATCAATCTCACTTTTACGGGCTCGGCGAGAAGACGGGCTTTCTCGATAAAAAAGGCGAGCGCTACGAAATGTGGAACAGCGACGTATACGCGCCGCATGTGCCGGATATCGAGGCGCTGTACCAGTCCATCCCGTGGAGCATTCATTTCCGTTACGGCGCTCCTGCTTACGGCGCGTTGCTGGACAACCCGGGCCGGACCGCATTCGATATGCGCACCCGCGCGGACCGCTATCAGATCTCGGCGGAGAAAGGCGCGCTGGATCTCTACATCGTCCAGGGACCGACGCTCAAGGATATCGTCCGCAACCTCACGGCGCTCACCGGGCGCATGCCGCTGCCGCCGAAGTGGTCGATCGGCTATCAGCAGTCCCGCTACAGCTATATGAGCCAGGATGAAGTGCTGCAGGTGGCGCGGACCTTCAGGAAAAAGAAGATTCCTTGCGACGTGCTGTACCTGGACATTCATTATATGGACGAGTACCGCGTGTTCACCTGGGATCCCGTGGCGTTCCCGCGTCCGCTGGAGATGATGCGCGAGCTTGAGGCGCTTGGCTTCAACCTGGTTCCGATCGTCGATCCGGGGGTGAAAAAGGACCCCTCGTATCCCGTCTATCGGCAGGGCGTCCACAACGGGTACTTTTGCCGCAAGCTCGAGGGCGAGATCTTCATTGGTCCGGTGTGGCCGGGTCCGAGCGCGTTTCCGGACTTTACGGACGACGGCGCAGCAGCTTGGTGGGGGGATCTTCACGTTCATTACGCGAGCCACGGCATCAAAGGCATCTGGAACGATATGAACGAACCGTCCGTCTTCAACGATTCCAAGACGATGGACCTTGATGTCGTTCACGCCAACAATGGCGATCCCAGGACGCACGGCGAGCTGCACAATTTGTACGGCATGCTGATGTCGAAGGCGACGCAGGAAGGCATGAAGCGTCACCTGAACGGCGAGCGGCCCTTTGTTCTGACGCGTGCGGGCTATGCGGGCATCCAGCGATATGCGACCGTATGGACGGGCGACAACCGGGCTTATTGGGAGCATCTAGCGATGAGCATTCCGATGGTGCTTAATCTGGGCTTGTCGGGCGTCGCGTTCGCGGGACCGGATATCGGCGGCTTCTCGCATCATACGACGGGCGAGCTGCTGGCGCGATGGACGCAGGTTGGCGCGTTCACTCCATTCTGCCGCAATCACAGCGCCATCGATACGATCCGGCAAGAACCGTGGCTGTTCGGGGAAAAGGTGGAAGACATCTGCCGCAGCTATATCGGTCTGCGATATCGGCTCATGCCGACGCTGTATTCGTTGTTCTACGAGGCGTCCGAATCGGGACTCCCGATCGTGCGGCCGCTGCTCATGGAATATCCGGACGATGCGAACGTATATAACCTGTGCGATCAGTTCCTTTTCGGTCCAGACCTGCTGATCGCACCCATCTTGCGTCCCGGCACGTTCTCGCGTGCCGTCTACTTGCCGGCAGGCATCTGGTTCGATTACTGGACGGGCGAGCGTCACGAAGGCGGCCGTTGGATCTTGGCTCATGCGCCACTCGAGACGATGCCGATGTACATCCGCGCGGGCGGGATCCTTGCCGAGCAGCCGCTCGCGATGTATGCGGACGACGCAGCCGCGCAGTCAGAGCCGCTCGCGCTGACCGTATTTGCGGGAGAAGACGGTCGATTCCGTCTATATGAAGACGATGGCAGGACATACGCCTATGAGCAAGGGTCGTATCGGCTTCGCGAATTCAGCTGGTCGGAGCAAAAAGGCGCTGGCACGCTGCGCTGCGAGCTGGCGCACGACGGCTTGCCGCACGACCGCGAGGCGGAGGAGGCGGGCTCGGCTGTCGCCAAGCAGACGCTTCGGATTGTCGTACGGCAGATGCCTTCGGCGCCTGCGCAGGCGATCTCCTCTGGCGCTTCGCTGCGCGAATGGACATACGACATCGAATCCCGGCAGCTTCGCGCTGTCGTCGAAGACGTGGCGGGCAGCTTCGAGCTGCGGTTTTTCTAA
- a CDS encoding zinc-dependent alcohol dehydrogenase, whose amino-acid sequence MKALVWTAAEQMAWEERELPVPHAHEVLARVEAVGICGSEIEGFLGHNSLRKPPLIMGHEFCGVVEQVGSQADEALIGKKIVANPLLFCGICARCRKGATHLCDNRKIIGIHRSGAFAERVIVPAASVVEVPDSMSAHRAALAEPLACSLRATRRAMERHLVPHVVVFGAGGIGLLSAMTASLLGAAKVMVVDTNPDRLAMCRRIGIQETVNAREDKLEEKAKLAFGSKGVDVVIDAAGFQPSREAAIRLLNPGGNLMNIGLGIDETILPINYAIRHEIEILGSFCYSRQDFQDAVDLLAAGKITEAGWTETRSLSEGFQAFKQLVAGQVTSGKILLIPQ is encoded by the coding sequence ATGAAGGCTTTAGTTTGGACCGCAGCGGAACAAATGGCATGGGAGGAGAGGGAGCTTCCCGTTCCTCATGCGCATGAAGTCCTCGCACGCGTGGAGGCAGTAGGCATTTGCGGCTCGGAGATTGAAGGTTTCCTCGGCCATAACAGTCTTCGCAAGCCCCCATTAATTATGGGGCATGAGTTCTGCGGCGTGGTTGAACAAGTAGGAAGCCAAGCGGACGAAGCGCTGATCGGCAAAAAAATCGTGGCGAATCCGTTGCTCTTCTGCGGGATTTGCGCCCGGTGCCGCAAAGGTGCGACTCATTTGTGCGACAACCGGAAGATTATCGGCATCCACCGTTCCGGCGCGTTTGCGGAACGAGTGATCGTTCCCGCCGCGTCGGTCGTCGAAGTGCCCGATTCGATGAGCGCGCATCGCGCGGCGCTCGCGGAGCCGCTCGCTTGCTCGCTTCGCGCGACCCGCAGGGCGATGGAGCGCCATCTCGTCCCGCATGTCGTCGTATTCGGCGCCGGCGGCATCGGTTTGCTTAGCGCGATGACGGCTTCCCTCCTGGGAGCGGCGAAGGTGATGGTGGTCGATACCAACCCGGATCGGCTCGCGATGTGCCGGAGGATTGGCATCCAAGAGACGGTCAACGCTCGCGAGGACAAGCTGGAAGAGAAGGCGAAGCTTGCGTTCGGTTCGAAAGGGGTCGATGTCGTCATCGACGCCGCAGGCTTTCAACCGTCCAGGGAAGCGGCGATTCGGCTGCTCAATCCCGGCGGAAACTTGATGAATATCGGGCTTGGAATCGATGAGACGATACTGCCGATCAATTATGCCATCCGCCATGAAATCGAGATTCTGGGCTCGTTCTGTTACTCGCGCCAGGATTTTCAGGATGCGGTGGATTTATTGGCCGCCGGAAAAATAACGGAGGCGGGTTGGACGGAGACTCGTTCGCTTTCCGAAGGGTTCCAAGCGTTTAAACAATTAGTTGCAGGGCAAGTCACCAGCGGAAAGATCCTTTTAATTCCGCAGTAA
- a CDS encoding response regulator transcription factor has translation MKRTKTVLIIKEEAWESHLAEQSLCKDGWRTIAVNWGPHGMRLFEDEPPDLAILKLKADSACAENLCQKIRERSHVPIIVVLPLRSDASALSVLYQGADAYLLSPVNSDELVAKAHAAYRRSAIYMNQVSHYASYGRGRLVIDYRKSNVGIDGRQVMLTNTEYALLTTICEGMNRILTRSELMRHILGYRIEVDTRSIDVHIKNIRRKLEANPREPEIVLTVRGRGYKLGLSKDDVNESAV, from the coding sequence GTGAAACGGACAAAGACGGTATTAATTATTAAAGAAGAAGCGTGGGAAAGCCATCTGGCCGAACAAAGTCTATGCAAGGACGGCTGGCGCACGATCGCCGTGAACTGGGGACCGCATGGTATGCGCTTATTCGAAGACGAGCCGCCGGATCTTGCCATTCTCAAACTAAAGGCGGATTCGGCATGCGCGGAAAATTTGTGCCAGAAAATCAGGGAACGCTCCCATGTTCCGATTATCGTTGTCCTGCCGCTCAGGTCCGACGCAAGCGCGCTCAGCGTCCTGTACCAAGGCGCCGACGCCTACCTGCTGTCCCCCGTTAACTCTGACGAGCTCGTCGCCAAGGCGCACGCGGCTTACCGACGTTCCGCGATTTACATGAATCAAGTTTCGCATTACGCAAGTTATGGTCGCGGCCGGCTGGTGATCGACTATCGAAAGTCGAACGTGGGGATCGATGGTCGGCAAGTGATGCTGACCAACACGGAGTATGCGCTGCTGACGACGATCTGCGAGGGCATGAACCGGATATTGACGCGCTCCGAGTTGATGCGCCACATTCTCGGTTATCGGATCGAAGTGGATACCCGATCGATTGATGTGCATATTAAAAATATTCGCAGAAAATTGGAAGCGAATCCAAGGGAACCTGAGATCGTGCTGACCGTAAGAGGCAGGGGATATAAATTAGGCCTGTCGAAAGACGATGTTAACGAAAGCGCGGTATAA
- a CDS encoding glycosyl hydrolase family 28-related protein gives MKALRRWSFAALAVCLAVSLFGVSASASTGKEAEKKKKDAARTFFNVMDYGAKGDGTTNDRQAIQDAITAAGVKGGTVYIPGGDYLINGTGTELLLIKRPIHILGDGFFSRLVVAATVPNTTDVIRISPELGIGWQFGIDSINIIPQEGSKPARHALNIDISTYPQFMSKLLLQNNYFWQLGGNAVKLTNPKGDPSLFTSSFENNVFYGGLSLLNAGDSINILGNTITGDNIGVELSQVVGAAKVVVAFNNITAAGGAIRVTEGNQVKILYNQIEQNVPHTSAHQAAISLDGEVNPVVFSQIVGNNVNGWGYAGHVDYAIKIGNAVSTKISGNTLATGTIGTIKLEPEATLTEIGYDNQFLGSTGFIPRADAIDDDGVTTLGVEKPATLSNGWTDYDPTDFGQASFSRDMNGKVSLDGLIKDGSATVGSVIFQLPEGYRPAKARKFIVSTLEGGVAQIGEIQVLATGQVLFMRGGNDYLSLNGVSFLAE, from the coding sequence ATGAAAGCATTACGAAGATGGAGCTTTGCCGCACTCGCCGTTTGTCTTGCCGTCTCACTATTCGGGGTTTCCGCTAGCGCCAGCACAGGCAAGGAGGCGGAGAAAAAGAAGAAGGATGCGGCCCGAACGTTTTTTAACGTCATGGATTACGGGGCGAAGGGCGACGGAACGACGAACGACCGACAAGCGATTCAAGACGCGATCACGGCGGCCGGCGTAAAGGGCGGCACCGTGTACATTCCCGGCGGCGACTACCTGATCAATGGCACCGGAACCGAGCTGCTCCTCATTAAGCGCCCCATTCATATTTTGGGAGACGGATTTTTTAGCCGCCTGGTCGTTGCGGCCACCGTTCCGAATACGACCGATGTCATCCGAATTTCTCCGGAGCTTGGCATCGGCTGGCAATTCGGCATCGACTCCATTAACATTATTCCTCAGGAAGGCAGCAAACCTGCCCGACACGCGCTGAATATCGACATCTCCACCTATCCGCAATTCATGTCCAAGCTGCTTCTGCAGAACAATTACTTCTGGCAACTGGGCGGCAACGCCGTCAAGCTGACCAACCCCAAAGGCGACCCGAGCTTGTTCACCTCTTCCTTCGAGAATAACGTCTTCTACGGCGGGTTATCGCTGCTGAACGCAGGCGATTCGATCAACATCCTGGGTAACACGATTACCGGGGACAACATCGGCGTCGAATTAAGCCAGGTGGTCGGCGCCGCAAAAGTCGTCGTCGCATTCAACAATATAACGGCTGCCGGCGGTGCCATTCGCGTGACGGAAGGCAACCAGGTCAAAATTTTGTACAACCAGATCGAACAAAACGTGCCGCACACCAGCGCGCATCAAGCCGCCATCTCCTTGGACGGCGAAGTCAATCCCGTCGTGTTCTCTCAGATCGTAGGCAACAACGTAAACGGCTGGGGATATGCGGGACATGTGGATTATGCGATTAAAATCGGCAATGCCGTCAGCACGAAAATAAGCGGCAACACGTTGGCCACCGGCACGATAGGCACGATCAAGCTGGAGCCCGAGGCTACGCTCACGGAGATCGGTTACGACAACCAGTTCCTGGGCAGCACCGGATTTATCCCCCGCGCGGACGCGATCGATGACGACGGCGTTACGACGTTAGGCGTAGAGAAGCCGGCGACGCTGTCGAACGGTTGGACGGATTACGACCCAACCGATTTCGGGCAAGCCTCTTTCAGCCGCGACATGAACGGTAAAGTCAGTTTGGACGGCTTGATCAAGGACGGCAGCGCAACCGTGGGCAGCGTCATCTTCCAGCTCCCGGAAGGCTACCGCCCTGCAAAGGCCCGTAAATTCATCGTAAGCACGCTCGAAGGCGGCGTCGCGCAAATCGGCGAGATTCAAGTTCTCGCGACGGGCCAAGTGCTGTTCATGAGAGGCGGCAACGACTATCTGTCGTTAAACGGCGTCAGCTTCCTCGCCGAATAG
- a CDS encoding GntR family transcriptional regulator, with protein sequence MSQDLATLIKQQILNGELNPGDRIVETKVAKELGISQTPVREAVRLLSGEGIINIVPNRGPIVKDMEEKDIFEIYSLRASLEGLAMRLTTLNATKEQLQLLVQLYAEMGEKLKDPEVDSLLKESLNLHQSIIQFSRHSRLIQIYDSISFQIELANRIIGMKSTKQKEYDEHKELIDALQKGDPDEAEKVMRRHIHRSFKECIQTLQNNGSADRTSILELWPEEKMDI encoded by the coding sequence ATGAGCCAAGATTTAGCTACGCTCATTAAGCAGCAAATTCTGAACGGAGAACTTAATCCGGGAGACAGAATCGTCGAAACGAAGGTCGCCAAGGAACTGGGAATCAGCCAAACGCCGGTTCGCGAAGCCGTTCGATTGCTATCGGGAGAGGGAATCATCAACATTGTCCCGAACCGGGGACCGATTGTGAAGGACATGGAAGAAAAAGATATTTTTGAAATTTATTCGCTGCGCGCTTCCCTGGAGGGCTTGGCGATGCGGCTGACGACGTTAAACGCGACCAAGGAACAGCTTCAGCTTCTCGTGCAACTTTACGCGGAGATGGGCGAAAAGCTCAAAGATCCTGAAGTAGACTCGCTGCTTAAAGAATCGTTGAACCTTCACCAGAGCATCATTCAGTTCTCGCGTCATTCCAGGCTGATTCAAATTTACGATTCGATTTCTTTCCAAATCGAGCTGGCCAACCGAATCATCGGCATGAAGTCGACGAAGCAGAAGGAATACGACGAGCATAAAGAGCTGATCGACGCGCTTCAAAAAGGCGATCCCGACGAGGCGGAAAAGGTCATGAGAAGGCATATCCACCGGTCATTCAAAGAGTGCATCCAAACGCTGCAGAACAACGGATCCGCGGATCGTACGAGCATTTTGGAATTGTGGCCTGAAGAGAAAATGGATATATAA
- a CDS encoding extracellular solute-binding protein has product MKRFGTMITLSSMLAISALLPACSNNAPSNEASKSSSASTGSSESSATATASNASSETAPTGLPAKFDPPVEMSYVSYQFATLKYDKGDDVNNNNWTRMLKDEYGIVAKNVWEVPYAQYPQKTDLMIASGDIPDFFLASPTQLKQLYEADMIEDLTDVYNKYAPELVRKVQDAAGEYPRKAATIDGKLMGIPFTGVLRESVNGLWVRMDWIKKLGLPEPKTLEDFLTIADAFANKDPDGNNKKDTIGLGLDKDLAMTAPFMNMLHAYKSIWTKDADGKLVYSSTQPAMKEALVKLHDLYAKGILDKEFVVKDVTKLFEDVTANKVGMFYSAGTAGAYPLQGSKDNDPNVEWKMFPLPAYDDEPGKFQTELDIFHGFWVVKKGFKHPEALLRIQEQWLANFYFNNSDETHQKFVSNADNDTIWMESPAKLYMPTRNRDFYLLVNDVLSGKADKSTVPPGVRDILGMIEKYKAGDNQFWGQNLIYGEGGSMGVADHYINENLYVQNEFIAAPLQVMVDKGVNLTKLELDAFTKIITGNEPIESFDKFVTNWKKQGGDDVTKAINEWYTANQ; this is encoded by the coding sequence ATGAAACGGTTCGGTACTATGATAACGCTATCATCCATGCTCGCAATCTCCGCCCTGCTGCCTGCCTGCAGCAACAACGCGCCGTCGAACGAGGCGAGCAAGTCGTCATCCGCAAGCACAGGCTCTAGCGAGAGCTCGGCGACCGCAACTGCAAGCAATGCTTCGAGCGAAACGGCTCCGACCGGCTTGCCGGCCAAGTTCGATCCCCCGGTAGAGATGAGCTATGTCAGCTATCAGTTCGCCACGCTGAAATACGATAAAGGCGACGACGTGAACAACAACAACTGGACGCGCATGCTGAAGGACGAATACGGCATCGTCGCCAAAAACGTCTGGGAAGTCCCCTACGCCCAATATCCTCAAAAAACGGATTTGATGATCGCATCGGGCGATATTCCGGATTTCTTCCTCGCCAGCCCGACCCAACTCAAACAGCTGTACGAAGCCGACATGATCGAGGATTTGACCGACGTTTACAATAAATACGCGCCGGAGCTGGTGCGCAAGGTGCAAGATGCCGCAGGCGAATACCCGAGAAAGGCTGCGACGATCGACGGCAAGTTGATGGGCATCCCGTTTACGGGCGTTCTGCGCGAGAGCGTGAACGGTCTTTGGGTACGCATGGACTGGATCAAGAAGCTTGGCCTGCCCGAACCCAAGACGCTCGAAGACTTCTTGACGATCGCCGACGCCTTCGCCAACAAGGACCCCGACGGCAACAACAAGAAGGACACGATCGGCCTGGGACTCGATAAGGATCTGGCCATGACGGCTCCTTTTATGAACATGCTGCACGCCTACAAATCGATCTGGACGAAAGACGCGGACGGCAAGCTGGTGTACAGCAGTACGCAGCCCGCAATGAAAGAAGCGCTTGTTAAGCTGCACGACTTGTACGCGAAAGGCATTTTGGATAAGGAATTCGTGGTCAAGGACGTAACGAAGCTGTTCGAGGACGTAACCGCCAACAAGGTCGGCATGTTCTACTCGGCCGGCACGGCGGGCGCGTATCCGCTGCAAGGCAGCAAGGATAACGACCCCAACGTGGAGTGGAAGATGTTCCCGCTGCCGGCATACGACGACGAGCCGGGCAAATTCCAGACGGAGCTAGATATTTTCCACGGATTCTGGGTCGTGAAGAAGGGCTTCAAGCATCCGGAAGCGTTGCTGCGAATCCAGGAGCAATGGCTGGCGAACTTCTACTTCAACAACAGCGACGAGACGCATCAGAAGTTCGTGAGCAACGCGGACAACGATACGATCTGGATGGAATCTCCGGCCAAGCTGTATATGCCGACCCGGAACCGGGACTTCTATCTGCTCGTCAACGACGTCTTGTCGGGCAAGGCGGATAAATCCACGGTGCCTCCTGGCGTAAGAGATATTTTAGGCATGATCGAGAAGTACAAAGCCGGCGACAACCAGTTCTGGGGCCAAAATCTGATTTACGGCGAAGGCGGCTCCATGGGCGTGGCGGATCACTATATCAATGAAAATCTTTACGTTCAAAACGAGTTCATCGCCGCGCCTCTGCAGGTCATGGTGGACAAAGGCGTCAACCTGACCAAGCTGGAGCTGGACGCATTCACGAAGATCATCACCGGCAACGAACCGATCGAGTCTTTCGACAAGTTCGTGACGAATTGGAAGAAGCAAGGCGGAGACGACGTCACAAAAGCGATTAACGAATGGTATACGGCTAACCAATAG
- a CDS encoding ABC transporter permease has protein sequence MLKKSWKRELPLHLLLLPAAAIVFIFNYIPMAGILMAFERYIPTKGIWGSKWVGFDNFSYIFSLPDTYTVLWNTLFIACMKIVVGQVTPIAVALLLNEMRSALIKRGVQTLIYLPHFLSWTILGGIMIDILSPSSGIVNQMLTAIGGKPIFFLGDNNWFPFTIVISNEWKEFGFSTIVYLAALTGISPALYEAAVMDGAGRWRQTWHITLPGMRPVIILLVTLSLGQVLNAGFEQIFVLYSPQVYESGDIIDTMVYRMGMLSAQYGPATAIGLMKSFVSLILISVAYFLAYRLANYRIF, from the coding sequence ATGCTGAAAAAATCATGGAAACGCGAGCTGCCGCTTCACCTCCTGCTGCTGCCGGCAGCAGCGATCGTCTTTATTTTCAACTATATTCCGATGGCCGGCATCCTGATGGCTTTCGAACGGTATATTCCGACGAAAGGCATATGGGGCTCCAAATGGGTGGGCTTCGATAACTTCAGCTATATTTTTTCGCTGCCGGATACGTACACCGTGCTGTGGAATACCCTTTTCATCGCCTGCATGAAAATTGTCGTCGGGCAAGTGACGCCGATCGCCGTTGCCCTGCTGCTGAACGAGATGCGTTCGGCATTGATCAAGCGCGGCGTACAAACGCTCATCTATTTGCCTCACTTCCTGTCCTGGACGATATTGGGCGGCATTATGATTGACATTTTGTCCCCATCGTCCGGGATCGTCAATCAAATGCTGACCGCGATCGGCGGCAAGCCGATTTTTTTCCTGGGGGACAATAACTGGTTTCCGTTCACGATCGTGATCTCCAACGAATGGAAGGAATTCGGCTTCAGTACGATCGTTTACCTGGCCGCGCTGACCGGCATTTCTCCCGCCCTGTACGAGGCCGCCGTCATGGACGGCGCGGGCAGATGGCGACAGACCTGGCATATTACGCTGCCGGGAATGAGACCCGTCATTATTCTGCTGGTAACGCTCAGCCTTGGACAAGTGTTAAACGCCGGCTTCGAGCAAATCTTCGTCCTGTACAGTCCGCAGGTGTACGAGAGCGGCGATATCATCGACACGATGGTGTACAGAATGGGGATGCTGAGCGCGCAGTACGGCCCGGCTACCGCGATCGGCCTGATGAAGTCCTTCGTTTCGTTAATTCTCATATCCGTTGCGTATTTCCTGGCCTACAGGCTGGCCAATTATCGAATATTTTAG
- a CDS encoding carbohydrate ABC transporter permease — MILLSLLCMFPLVHVLAVSFSSNAASSAGLVTLWPIGFNFKSYEFVMQNAEFLRSLGVSVQRVLLGSLIQMLLIVITAYPLSMEASRFRFRTAYAWYFLVTILFGGGLIPTYMVIKDLGMLDTLWALIVPSSVPVFSVVLLLNFYRGLPRELEEAAFIDGASLLRTLFSIILPLSLPAIATLLLFSMVGHWNAWFDGLLYMNRPENYPLQSYLQTLIINNDFKATTAEELQMLKSISNRSVKAAQIFLGALPILLVYPFLQKYFMKGIVLGSVKE, encoded by the coding sequence ATGATCTTGCTGTCCCTGCTCTGCATGTTCCCGCTGGTTCACGTGCTGGCCGTATCGTTCAGCTCCAATGCCGCATCGTCCGCGGGGCTGGTCACGTTGTGGCCCATCGGCTTCAATTTCAAATCCTATGAATTCGTCATGCAAAACGCCGAGTTTTTGCGATCTCTTGGCGTCTCCGTTCAGCGCGTGCTGCTCGGAAGCCTCATTCAAATGCTGCTGATCGTCATTACGGCCTATCCGTTGTCCATGGAGGCCTCCAGATTCCGTTTTCGTACCGCGTATGCCTGGTATTTTCTCGTTACGATATTGTTCGGCGGCGGGCTGATTCCCACCTATATGGTCATCAAGGATCTGGGCATGCTGGATACCCTTTGGGCGCTCATCGTTCCATCGTCGGTGCCGGTATTCAGCGTCGTGCTCCTGCTTAACTTCTACAGAGGGCTCCCGCGAGAACTGGAAGAAGCCGCATTCATCGACGGCGCCAGCCTGCTGCGTACGTTGTTCAGCATTATCCTTCCGCTTTCTCTGCCAGCGATCGCTACGCTTCTGTTGTTCTCGATGGTCGGCCACTGGAATGCCTGGTTCGACGGACTGCTCTATATGAACCGGCCGGAAAATTATCCGCTGCAGAGCTACCTGCAGACGCTTATTATCAATAACGACTTCAAGGCGACGACGGCGGAGGAACTGCAAATGCTGAAATCGATCTCGAACCGCTCCGTTAAAGCCGCTCAAATATTTCTTGGCGCGCTCCCGATTTTGCTCGTTTACCCGTTTCTGCAAAAGTATTTCATGAAAGGCATCGTTCTTGGCAGCGTGAAGGAATGA
- a CDS encoding sugar phosphate isomerase/epimerase family protein, translating to MAALDSKIGIINPLENGGDCFGPVLHYGLDVCQLVSWDMSQATEAIADTVKAAAGKAGVRIAAMWAGVPGPQVWNFVEGPLTLGIVPQAYRAERVAALKQWADFAARIGAPAIITHCGFIPENMTDPEYPAVVEAIREVALYCLDLGLEFWLETGQETPVVLLRTIERVGTGNLGLNFDPANLIMYGKGNPIDALDTVGDYVRNIHVKDGLYPVSGDHLGAEVRPGLGKVRFPAFVRKLTERGFAGDWIIEREIHGEQQEQDIRSTITDLIRWAQTADSNRGE from the coding sequence ATGGCAGCTCTGGATTCGAAAATCGGCATCATCAATCCGCTTGAAAACGGAGGCGACTGCTTCGGGCCGGTCCTGCATTACGGATTGGACGTCTGTCAATTGGTCAGCTGGGACATGAGCCAGGCGACGGAAGCGATAGCGGACACCGTCAAGGCGGCTGCCGGCAAGGCGGGCGTGCGCATCGCCGCCATGTGGGCGGGCGTACCCGGACCGCAAGTGTGGAATTTCGTGGAGGGCCCCCTTACCCTGGGCATCGTGCCGCAAGCCTACAGAGCGGAAAGAGTCGCCGCGCTTAAGCAATGGGCCGACTTCGCGGCCCGGATCGGGGCGCCGGCGATCATCACGCACTGCGGCTTCATACCGGAAAACATGACGGATCCCGAATATCCGGCCGTCGTCGAGGCGATCCGTGAAGTCGCGTTATATTGCTTGGATCTGGGACTCGAATTCTGGCTCGAGACGGGTCAGGAGACGCCGGTCGTCCTGTTGAGAACGATCGAACGCGTCGGAACGGGCAATCTCGGCCTCAACTTCGACCCGGCCAACCTGATTATGTACGGCAAGGGCAATCCGATCGATGCGCTGGATACGGTGGGCGATTACGTACGCAACATTCACGTGAAGGACGGATTGTATCCGGTCAGCGGCGACCATCTTGGCGCGGAGGTGCGTCCGGGACTCGGCAAGGTGAGATTTCCGGCGTTCGTCCGCAAGCTGACGGAGCGGGGATTTGCCGGCGATTGGATCATCGAGCGGGAAATTCATGGGGAACAGCAGGAGCAGGACATCCGCAGTACGATTACCGATCTGATTCGGTGGGCGCAAACAGCGGATTCGAATCGCGGCGAATGA